Within Scomber japonicus isolate fScoJap1 chromosome 1, fScoJap1.pri, whole genome shotgun sequence, the genomic segment GTGACAAATGAGATATTTCTTTTGCATTTATGCCCATATCAAGgtcaagtttgtgtgtgtgtgtgcatgcatgtatctACCTCAGGTCCCAGGTTGAGGAAACAGTCCACAGACAACACAGGGTGTGTGTAGTTTTTGGTGCTTAGTGGAAACAGCTTCTGGCTGGTGTGTTGGAGGTACTTTTCCAGGAGAAGCTGGGCTGGCGTAGCCAAGAAAAGGTGTTTGCTGTCTGGGGCACAAATGTACTGCGAGGGTCCCACTGAGGTGGGAACATCTGTCATCTGgagaaatgtaatgttttgtttAATGTGGGGGAAGCACACAGTTAATTATTGGATGATACTGTCATTCATATCCataaagaaagatgaaatgGTAGAAAAGTGAGACACCCATCTTCTAGTCAGAGTAAACAATGTAGATATTTGTATTCAAATTACTTGCAATAACAATAGAGATTTGTAAATCCCAATAAAATGCTGTGGTTGATGATTaggttaaatacattttccatgTGGCTAAATAGCATAAAATTGTAACCTATTTTAAAGTCTGAAGCCACAACAACTATCACCTCTTGTTTTACTCACACTTTTATTGgtgtaaaatatttcattttcttgagCAACAATTGATTATTTGTTATAATTATCATGCATCAATTATAAGAAGTATGTATAATCTGCATCTATTCTATACTTTTATGTGAACTATTGACTAATTCagaaaaaagatttgtatacctATTTAGCTGCTGAGGTGGTGTTAAATGATGTATAACTTAGTGTTATAACTTAGTGTTATAAGTTATACTTTTTTACAAGCACTGTGAGTAATATGTGGTTCTATCCTAATGTTTCTTCAGCCTCTACCTTTGTCTTGATGATAAATGTTCTGTATCCTCCAATGGCGATCTGCTTCTTCATGACACTGAAGCTGTTAAACCGGCATATGAGCAGTCCAGCACTGTGTAGTCTCAGGGTGAAGTCAACATCGTGACAGGTGAAGCGGTTCTGGTCGTACTGGACGTTCTGACTCCGGTCGACATTGAGGAGGAGGAAATCATGAAGGTGACCTCTGGAGAAAGGCTCCCTTTGTTTATTAcctgaatgaaagaaaacaaaatagacTTTATTTCATAACAAAATGATTAAACAATCTCTTCAAGATGCATAACTGTCGAAAACCGAAgtcaaaattatttaaaaatattttaaaagattaCACATTCCTCTTTCATGTCATTCCTAAGCTTATTCCAAAGTTGATAGATGCTAAATGAAAAAGCTCTGCTATCCCTTATCTTGAAGCTCTACATTACTGGTTATCTAAGGCACTGCTCATGGGGGTTGAACGATCTGAGATATAGCTTCGAGCCTGaacttgtaaaataaaataagaaatctTTACACTCTAAAAGGTAAACATGTAACCTCTAAAGAGATGAAGACATAACAAGCTGTATTTACAGCTGGGGTCTTAAGGCATCTACTACATCTGGAGTATGAAAACCCATTTAAATTTGCCTGACCTGTGAGTCCACGACTGCTCCACTTCCTGATGCCACAAAGTCCGTAGTGTGCCAGGTCTGGACAGGCCTCCATGTGCTGTAAAACCTGCTTCAGTGACACAGCGTGCTCCACTGGACCACTAACAAGAGCAAAGAGTAGCAATGTTAAAACCAACTCATAAAGTGACATATCACATATTGTTACTTCTGATACAAGCAACAGCTATTTTATCCTTCACTATgattcatatactgtacataattgGTATGTATGTACTTGCGTGCGTCGAGGTCCACTGCATTCCACATCACACACGAGTCATCAGCCAGGATGATGAAGGGCCAGACATCACCTGCTGGGCCCCCTCCCTCCAACCGTCGACTACGCTCCAGCTCCAAGTTGTGATACGACAGTTCTTTAATCAGGAAGTGAGCTGCACCTGCAAGAGGACAAGTTATTGAGGTGATGGGCTATGAAAAAAGTGTGGATATTGTAATTTGAGTATATGTGATGCAACAACACCAGTAGCGTAAACAGACCTATTCCAGCTCCATTGAAGACTGTAGGCAGCACCAGCATGATGTGGTTGGGCCAGTACTTCTTGTAGACGGCCATTTCATACTCTTTGACCACCAGGATATGTAGATGTGAGGCTCCATCCATTGCATGGTACAGGTTAAACAGACCATGCTCATGACGGCCGGTGGTTGGGGTGAAGATTGGACTCTTGATACTGTCTGGGCTCTGGGAaagtggaaaataaataaattaacctTGATAATTCATAGTGTAACTGCTTAGAACATTTACTATATTCATCACAATGACCCATTGTTAGCAGTGGcaaaaaatgttcatgaatgACTAATTTTTATTATGACTTAAGACTATTAATCTTTGTCATAGCTTGCAGGCTGGTTTCTTAAATGATGTCTGGGTCTACTAGGCCAGAGTAATCAATTATTTCCATAGGGACAATTTGAGGCATAGTCTAGCATGTAGCCCCACCTAGTGGTGCAAAATAGTGCTGCACTTTGGTCATGCAGTTTGCAAATCACTGCTTTATGCAATAGTCATGTGTTGAGATATATATAGTATGTGCCTGCAATTTTTTATTCAATGTAGATGTCTGTATAAAACAAAAGACTTACCCAATCTGAAGTGAGGGGCAGCCGCATGCTCTCCAATTGGCCTCCAGGTTGGCTGAAGCTAAAGTAGTGCTCTTTAGACTTTGGGATGATGAAATACAGCTGGATATCTTCTCCAAGCAGCAGATGAGTGAATGTGAAGGCATGCAGTGTTGACTCATACATCTAAGTTGTGATTAAAGAAGACATgagattttacatttacatttcaaaagcaGCTTGAGAGTAATTTATCACATTATGGGTTTGGGTGTTGCTGACCTGGTATCTGGGGTTGAAGCCCAAGTACTGGTGACACTGTTCACAGTGGTGATAGGTGTTGTATGCTGCATATTTAGACAGCTTGATCCTAGATGTCCGCCTACGTAGGTATACATCCTCCTGCCGCACAGGGTTTCCTGGTGATGACAACACGGGCAAAGACAATTTAGGACAACAGCACAATATACTTCTATTTCTAAGGAAACGTCTGATATTTGGTCGAAATTAATAAGTGCACATGGTAGTTAATTGTGTGTTAGTATATTGGCTTGTGTGTCACTGTCTGTATTTGACTGACCGTGCCTACCGTCAGCACCAGGTTTATATCCAGGACAATAGActgtgctgatgtcatcatattTGGGGTCATGGATGGTGTAGTCAAAGGGCATTGTCCTTATAATGTCCGGGTTGGGCCAGGAGGCATTGGGTGGGTTGTATTGGACCCCCTCTGCCTGGGTACCTAAATACACAACACATGTACTTGTAAGCAGATGCCTTACACATGACGTGACAGCACTGTGAAGGCTGaagattcaaatctgatttataCGCAGCCTTAACGAAATCCTGCGAAAAACAATCAAATGATCCTGACAGCAAGCGATTTTGAGACCAATGTCTTTCTAATTTACATGGTGTACATGAGAAGTGGTGGGTACTGCTGCTAATATACTAACTGAAGTTTATGTCCTCTTCATCATAGATATCCACTTCCATCAGCCTGATCAGCATCCGAGACAAAATACCCAGGAAGTGCAGGTACGCTCCTGTCTTACCCACCTGACAAGAACATtagaacaaaaggaaaagaatataaatgtatagCACCAGCAAGGCAAATAAGTTAGGTTTTAgtacaagaaagagagaaagtcagAAAGTACCTGTGGGGGTCCACTGAGGAGCAGTCTACGAGGGTGAAAATTGTCACTTCGTCCCTCAGTGCGATTGCTGCTGTCCATGTGGAAAGAGCGGGGGATTGTCCACTGGCGATAATACAGTGACTGTTCTGTACATGTCATCATCTTACTCAGCAAGGGTCTACACATAAGAGATATTGTTCACAGTAAGATTTCTCCTAACAAGACTTTCATCATgagattttttaaagaaacattgAGTGAAAAGTGAACTGTTCATTCTGATGAGAACAGAATAATGGACTACTTTACTAAAACACACAGGATGAacttaaaggttaaaggttatcATACTAACTGAAGTCTAACACCCTAGTTTTTCTGTTCATAACATTACTAGTCAGTGATATATTTCTGCTTTAGTAAATAACAATGCCACAAGGCCTTGAACAATGAGATTAACCCTGTTCTTacattaaaactaaatgttCATTAGACCCATATGAACAATTTGAATGTACAGTTTTCAAACATTCATCACAATGTTGAATTGTACAGCTAAAGGTACAACCTTTCATTGGTACTAGCCATTGCAGTTTTACAAAGTGTTAGCGTCTTCTGGGCAGAACCATGACTTTTAACTGGTTGATCATCagctttttatttatcaaatatCATATCTGTGATATGAGATATAGGCCTACTGGAGTATAAAAATATGTGGTCTACCTGAAGCTGCTTGCCCATGCGACAGACATGTGTGGCAGGAATGAGGTACATCGTGGAAGCCCGCTGTTGTCACTGGCTGTGATAATGTCGTAGAGAGCGTGAGGAAGGAGCACAGAAGGTGGGCGACTCACTCCCCGTGCCCAGGAGCAGCttagatgaggagaggaggctCGGGGGGACAAGGAGCCAGAGGAGGTGGATTTGGAGGGTTGACGACGAGAATGGGCAGGTGGCAGCGGTTGAGTATGAGGGTGCGATATTTGCATCTGTGAGAGGGACTGGTGTTGGGAGAGTGTTTGCAAGTGAGGCTGGGAATTAGTTTGAGATGATGGCTGATTTTGACTTTGGGGCTGGGAAACTGGTTGGGCTTGGGTATAACTTTGCACTTGAGTCTGGGTTTGGTGGTGAAGTGGGGGTTGAGGATATGAAAAAGCCTGAGATGAAGGCTGGGGCTGAAGTTGAGTCTGGGTTTGTGAGGGAGACTGGATGGTGTCCATTGTGTTTTTCTGGACATTAGGAGAGGTGTTACTTTGGGCAGGGAAGGGATCTAACACTCCATTGTCTGGGCATGACTGGTGCGGCTGGCTGGATGAAAGAGGGGAGTCCCCtggaaacaaaagaaagagacagaaataagaaaaagactAACATCAATACATTTGctatttttgtttaataaattaCAAACCAAATCACTTGAGACCTCCCTTCAACCTGAAACATTAATTATTCCTCAAAACATTGACTAGTtactgttattatcattattatctcaCCATTctcctgtccctcctcctcctcattgtcAGTGCTGCTGAGTTTTTCTGCGTCACTCTCCAGCAGGTCGCTTCCTGGCCCCTGGTTGTGTGGGGGTCGTGATTCTGCCCTCACCAGGTAAGCAGCTAGTCCTAGCTCTTGTTCAAGTGTGGTACGATGAAGATAGGAGCAGCTTATCACACGAAGGTCACAGTACTTCAGTGACCTGAGGGTAGAATTCATTTCATAGGATAAACTTAAGATTACCTTATTTACATCTTAAGTAATTTGTcttgaaagattaaaaaaagtgtttaaagttGGTTTTGAAAACATGGAAACAATGGAAACTGATGATGGTCCCATAATTCCTGTTTTTACTAGACGATTTtgtgttttagtcatttttgttCTTAGTGTGCCTACCTGGGTAATGATTCTCCTAGTGGCTCAGCTCCCGACAGGATCAGGATGCAGGGAAGAGCTTCCAGCTCCAGGTAGGTATGAGGAACCCAGTCAGCATCTTGGATTTTTAGCCATGTCTGCATGACACATACAAGCACATAAAGCCTACATTTTACACAAAGAGTATGTAGATTAAACATGAAGGTAAAATGGACAGGAAAGTCAACTCATTTTCAATCAGCTTATTCATCTTTTTACATGCATATCCAACTAGTTAATCAAGTTTTTGTTAATAAGTTTAACTGCTCCCCCACCTTGATCTGATCAGTAAAGCTTTGTCCAATATTCAGAGCTTGGCTGGGGTTCCCCAGTATGATTTCAAAATTCTCTTCCAGACCCAGCTGCCTCCTCACTCTGGACAGCCGTCGGTGGGCCCAAGCTGCCAGAGCCAAAGAGGGGATCCGCAGCAGGACCATGTGACCGTGGTGGGCGGGGCATTGCTGGGCAGCAGTAAGTAGTGATTGTACAATCTCCAGGGTCTCCACAGAGGTGTGTTTGTGGAGATTGTGGGAGCCGCTGATTTTGCCAGATGCAGCCATAAGAGCTACGCAGTAGTGTTGGATCAGAACTGTCGTCCGAATCACAGCACTGTGCAGCTTAGGGAACCttgaagagacagacagagagatcgTAAGGGTCACTTGCTGCACTGTTTGTGAAAGCCTGCAAGTAATTTCAATTTTAATTATAAagtgttgtgtgtttctgtagactgtgtttgtttgtgcataCCTCTCTTCCAAGGCAGATACCATGCTTTCAAAAGAGGAATCATAACGCATAAGAGGCAGACTGCTTCCTGAACGGGTTGAATCTAAAAGCTCTGACACACCAAAGTACCGCGTTCTCTCGTGATACAGGTCCACATcctacacacagacaaacacacaatgttGTAGATGTGTAACAATTCAAGTAATTCAAGTGCCAACTCTCAGAGTGTGTATCTCACACAGACTTTTGTCTTACATTACTGAATGCAGAGGGCCAGTGGATCTCATTGTAAGGGCTGATGCGGGTGTACTGCGTCTGCAGAGCGAAGGGGAAGGATGTGACGTGGAGAATCAGGATGTTGGGAGCATCTCTGACCTGTCTGGAGTTTAAAAGCTGGTCTACCAGACCCAAACCACCGTCTGAGCTACTGTAGGATGCactgagtgaaagaaagaaacagagacaggCAGACTGCTTTATAATACAACGTGTAGTGATCAAAGTCAATAGTAAAAAGTCAAAACATTAGTTATTCTTTATCACTTCTATTAGGATTCTCTTTttccctttcacacacacctGCTAATGTCCCAGTGAGCATGGTCATGGACGAGGATGTAAAGAGTATAAGAATTGCTGTGTGCTTCCTCGATGAGGCTGTCAATGCGCGCCTGTGCGCTTTGATCCATCTTGACCACATAACGCACAGCGTCCCGCTGAGACACACACTCCTGGTCTAAACCCCCAAGCTCCTGAAGGACACCTTAaatacacaaagagagagagggtagtACAGAACAACATCCAAACACATCATGTTTATAGGCAAATACACATTCAAAAACTATTGCTTTTATGAATTTTGCCTTTCAAAAAGAGAGACAGCAGGAATTCAAAAAGAAGAGTCATTTTACTAACCAGAGCTCCAGAGGTGGAGAACAGTTTGTTGAAATGTGACCTCGGAGGGTGGGACCAGGATGAGAAAGCTGACCCTGTCAAAGGAGCCAAGGTCCAAGTTCTGTGTGCTTGAGTCTGCTATGGCACAAACATGGGACAGCAGCTTTCTGGCTACGGCCAGCTGGATTGGTCGAACTTCACGCCATTCAACAGagtattctacacacacacacaaatatacaatataataagaaatacaTGAACATTATCATTGTCTGATCTCAGCTGTGCACCTTTGCTAAGAAAAGATCAACAATCAGAAGGCagaaaatacataatacatacagTAATCTAAGGCTGGACATGTTTACa encodes:
- the greb1 gene encoding protein GREB1 translates to MGNSYAGQLRTTRFEEVLHNSIEASLRSNTIVPRPVFSQLYLESEQPLAHDGRTENDDEDDEDGSESNSPPIPYQMKPPPEGCCTTDGFCQAGRDLRLSSLASDSLDVPPGFMLVGVKSPSLPETLLVCAVDRRFLPDERGRNALLGFSGNCMGCGEKGFRYFTEFSNHINLKLSTQPKKQKHLKYHLYRNNQGVLVKGAPICWRGHDGRMRQIGSNPSEGHVTSDEQPPNLALTHPSHTPGSYTASSHVDPIGLPQIADVPHSLTNGNHAVPSIAQPPLNQSGPGRPSATGPHTNAGPPKKRHKGWSPESSANSLPESTVKTQPSSSALPTLSVSSAATNGSRSETAVPLSSSQGSLTPLSPPGLSVTVPNQLLHTCGLQPVIFKGHGPLPQLTGNVSEVLVSSLLQSCYLSSQTLPRVYQHYGPSPIQPLSTEMQILLTVYYLVQLGPDQVPLIEDLEQIFMRSWRESHLSEIRQYQQPQTPVSQGRHYGLETPSTVPGLPQHLSLPPQSQQPLTPSQLPWLAQLAASSCGEGVVVLGEQVTSLSQGLQQTFSRLMEGRFENTSYVVIIVTAPGQETQSCVVVTGKHQCRALAESMYSPSEGLREINHQLSTGVAQELIHYCNSLGQDGDMDSLLDSATVDSNQPSPLSSSQESAEERTLKNTHSPKDSHTQCSKDSPSPKEAPSPKDSCSEYSVEWREVRPIQLAVARKLLSHVCAIADSSTQNLDLGSFDRVSFLILVPPSEVTFQQTVLHLWSSGVLQELGGLDQECVSQRDAVRYVVKMDQSAQARIDSLIEEAHSNSYTLYILVHDHAHWDISSASYSSSDGGLGLVDQLLNSRQVRDAPNILILHVTSFPFALQTQYTRISPYNEIHWPSAFSNDVDLYHERTRYFGVSELLDSTRSGSSLPLMRYDSSFESMVSALEERFPKLHSAVIRTTVLIQHYCVALMAASGKISGSHNLHKHTSVETLEIVQSLLTAAQQCPAHHGHMVLLRIPSLALAAWAHRRLSRVRRQLGLEENFEIILGNPSQALNIGQSFTDQIKTWLKIQDADWVPHTYLELEALPCILILSGAEPLGESLPRSLKYCDLRVISCSYLHRTTLEQELGLAAYLVRAESRPPHNQGPGSDLLESDAEKLSSTDNEEEEGQENGDSPLSSSQPHQSCPDNGVLDPFPAQSNTSPNVQKNTMDTIQSPSQTQTQLQPQPSSQAFSYPQPPLHHQTQTQVQSYTQAQPVSQPQSQNQPSSQTNSQPHLQTLSQHQSLSQMQISHPHTQPLPPAHSRRQPSKSTSSGSLSPRASSPHLSCSWARGVSRPPSVLLPHALYDIITASDNSGLPRCTSFLPHMSVAWASSFRPLLSKMMTCTEQSLYYRQWTIPRSFHMDSSNRTEGRSDNFHPRRLLLSGPPQVGKTGAYLHFLGILSRMLIRLMEVDIYDEEDINFSTQAEGVQYNPPNASWPNPDIIRTMPFDYTIHDPKYDDISTVYCPGYKPGADGNPVRQEDVYLRRRTSRIKLSKYAAYNTYHHCEQCHQYLGFNPRYQMYESTLHAFTFTHLLLGEDIQLYFIIPKSKEHYFSFSQPGGQLESMRLPLTSDWSPDSIKSPIFTPTTGRHEHGLFNLYHAMDGASHLHILVVKEYEMAVYKKYWPNHIMLVLPTVFNGAGIGAAHFLIKELSYHNLELERSRRLEGGGPAGDVWPFIILADDSCVMWNAVDLDARNGPVEHAVSLKQVLQHMEACPDLAHYGLCGIRKWSSRGLTGNKQREPFSRGHLHDFLLLNVDRSQNVQYDQNRFTCHDVDFTLRLHSAGLLICRFNSFSVMKKQIAIGGYRTFIIKTKMTDVPTSVGPSQYICAPDSKHLFLATPAQLLLEKYLQHTSQKLFPLSTKNYTHPVLSVDCFLNLGPEVTVCFVSSRPHSVNISTTGLLFSGLLLCFADSFVTPGFLKKFTFLKGATLCVISADRSSLRQTVGRLELEEEWRFRLSDEFQTANAKEDRPLFFLTGKHI